In Mustela lutreola isolate mMusLut2 chromosome 1, mMusLut2.pri, whole genome shotgun sequence, one genomic interval encodes:
- the LOC131822617 gene encoding LOW QUALITY PROTEIN: olfactory receptor 10AG1-like (The sequence of the model RefSeq protein was modified relative to this genomic sequence to represent the inferred CDS: deleted 1 base in 1 codon), which yields MQIHKDGEQIKNEILNITAIVEFVLLGFSDIPNIQWILFGVFLVIYLTILMCNSIIILIIKIDSALQTPMYFFLSNFSFLEICYVTVTIPRMLMDLLTKKGNISVFACAAQMCFVLMFGGSECLLLTVMAYDRYVAICNPLHYTLVMNHKVCVQLVTVSWVSTAPVVIGQTCQIFSLPFCGSNIINHFFCDIPPVLKLACGDTFVNEIAIYVVAVVFIMVPFLLIVFSYGKIISSILKLSSAKGRAKAFSTCSSHLIVVVLFYGTATITYLRPRPNQSEGVGKLISLFYTVLIPTLNPIIYTLRNKDIMVALRKLLTKLLM from the exons atggagaacaaattaaaaac gaaattttgaaTATAACTGCCATTGTGGAATTTGTTCTCTTGGGGTTTTCTGATATTCCCAATATCCAATGGATTCTTTTTGGAGTATTTTTAGTCATCTACCTAACTATCCTTATGTGCAATAGCATCATTATATTGATAATAAAAATTGACTCTGCTCTCCAGAcccccatgtatttttttctcagcaATTTTTCCTTCTTAGAAATCTGTTATGTAACAGTCACTATCCCAAGAATGCTCATGGACCTATTGaccaagaaaggaaatatttctgtCTTTGCCTGTGCTGCGCAAATGTGTTTTGTCCTTATGTTTGGAGGTTCAGAGTGTCTTCTCCTGAcagtgatggcctatgaccgctatgtggccatctgtaacccTCTGCATTATACTCTAGTCATGAACCACAAGGTCTGTGTCCAGCTGGTGACTGTGTCATGGGTCAGCACAGCTCCAGTTGTAATTGGGCAAACATGCCagattttctctctgcccttttGTGGGTCTAACATAATTAATCATTTCTTCTGTGACATTCCCCCAGTACTCAAACTTGCTTGCGGGGACACATTTGTGAATGAGATAGCAATCTATGTAGTTGCAGTGGTCTTCATCATGGTTCCAtttctgttgattgttttctcCTATGGCAAAATTATATCCAGCATTCTGAAATTGTCATCAGCCAAAGGGAGAGCTAaagccttctccacctgctcctctcaCCTGATAGTTGTAGTCTTATTCTATGGAACGGCTACCATCACTTATTTACGACCCAGACCAAATCAGTCTGAAGGAGTTGGAAAATTGATCTCTCTTTTCTACACCGTTTTGATCCCAACATTGAATCCCATTATATATACTCTGAGGAACAAAGACATCATGGTAGCATTGAGAAAACTACTAACAAAGTTATTAATGTGA